The genomic region GTTGTCGTCTCTGACCGGTGATCGCCCGTGCGGGTCAGCGATCACCGGTGACCAGTTACAACAGGCCTCATCAGTCGTCGGCGGCGGCCGTCCGCTCGACGCGGGTGCCGTTGTGGCGACACTCCTCGAGGGCGTGTTTCGCGGCCATGCCGGCGTCGTGGGCGCTCGCGCCGCGACCCACCCCGACCTGGAGGTCGACGCCGACCTCGCCGGAGACGTGGGTGATGGCCTCCTCGTAGGAGGGTTCGGGAAGACCGGGACAGGTCGCGATGACGTTGTCGCCGCCGACGAAAAAGGACAGCGAGTCGTGTTCGGCGTACATGTGGCGCATGAGCGCGGCGTAGCCCTGCTCGATGGCGATGAACGTCTCGAAGGCGTCGACCCGATCGGTGTAGGTGCCCGTGACGTCGATCACGTCGAAGTGGGCGATCTGGACGTCCTCGTCGGTGCGTTCGTCCGCGGCGAGGGGGTCCCCGCCGAGGATCCCCGTTCGCGTGTGGTCCTGCGCGCTTCCGGCGGTCTGGAGCACCGCGGTCGCGTCGGCGAGCGCTTCTCGGGGGCTGGCCCCGTTGCCGATCCCCATGCTGACCGAGACGGGGTAGCGGTTGGCGATCGACTCCTGGATCAGTCTATGGTCCGCCCGGTCGAGGCCGTTGGTGACGGCGATCATGTTGTCGAAGCGGGTGAAGAAGACGTACCCGCCCTCGCGCCCGATCTGCTGACAGAGGTCGGCGTACAGCCGCGACTGGAGCGTCTGGAGATCGACCTCCCGGCGTGGCTCCGGGGTGACGGTCCACGGCCCGTAGTTGTCGATCTGGACCAGCGTGATCTGTGTCCTCGTC from Halalkalicoccus sp. NIPERK01 harbors:
- a CDS encoding GTP cyclohydrolase III; this encodes MTRTQITLVQIDNYGPWTVTPEPRREVDLQTLQSRLYADLCQQIGREGGYVFFTRFDNMIAVTNGLDRADHRLIQESIANRYPVSVSMGIGNGASPREALADATAVLQTAGSAQDHTRTGILGGDPLAADERTDEDVQIAHFDVIDVTGTYTDRVDAFETFIAIEQGYAALMRHMYAEHDSLSFFVGGDNVIATCPGLPEPSYEEAITHVSGEVGVDLQVGVGRGASAHDAGMAAKHALEECRHNGTRVERTAAADD